In one window of Anser cygnoides isolate HZ-2024a breed goose chromosome 3, Taihu_goose_T2T_genome, whole genome shotgun sequence DNA:
- the MIA3 gene encoding transport and Golgi organization protein 1 homolog isoform X3, with product MREGGSGPGPPPPHRPPAGAADVSAPSLPPATANMAAAPPPDPRLLLALLLLPPLLPLPAPPPPLCAAAGPELGRRFAERKRCADPECSMLMCRGKAMKDFKGPDCRFVNFKKGEAVYVYYKLIGKSTELWAGSVGSDFGYFPKDLLEVNHNYTNEELELPTDETDFVCFDGGRDDFDNYNVDELLKSSKETIANERESESSDPRTKPAEGTEREEEVEKVDTVQSLDALEADNVELSTERDEEALTMTEELDSFLIEGTEGTRVDSSVSSHEENSQGDQTAHEHLQGTLNERLKGLESENTKNTSIAQGETSQLDKESEEVDAYTLLDRELSVNLKTKFGSTADAVVSDDEVTRLVTSLEDDFNEDLSINAHDSEESDFADPSEEVPLLSFMAEEGSISLGDSDTDENNGLESKNHELDENEGAMELNNQRDDEEERDSDALIKDAFTKSEKSGDSINVDRFESEQTKKKQDEVMLISKREAPAAQLEDLSKELLRNEPIGARDPGSEEKANKTEEFEEQLMADEMASHTKELESTTVPDPHALPSPRDGLKTKSFAESKQDALGLPAGDVNKSPEGVPLAETEKDEKKFEDDTLEEISESDLKHKKLWEKMKEKGRDQYKSSADVPAKPVEEIKNGSQSDTGDTKLLKDKLEHGMPAVEKEILRHEEDSKQRGEADHENRKPASFKEEPEIKGGNMKETPAGEGDPSHRGAAEQPMPWENETEYSEADVKEELSGNLGKMTEFEKSIEKSSPEEKSRSTTQNTNRANFTQQGTAHTEGEDSNKNLGTNLAREKNLRPELQPEETDAEDEADVKQMEEELLEDENAASAKLLHARVANVQGNTLDVERRNPELKVPNEAFSGTADPTYETGEETNSFSEEAEKIINMQDEHETGNKEFDVPASEDAKLDEMEDIAEDDEESSEAENPLAVEEYNFKSSDMEDSNDFHQRKDHLPGDISQRGSKEMQNTEDTGDDHQQSAHFPSPADISAATNDTVTEYSESVKRLTIIRDFLDEKRVIRLQKYLGLQHVVRIEAMFYDMKVEMELARKASNNNEDIEKALDQILEFSESNIMDVVGKVLDSRVAENKEEVVKEMDLYDEESALMDDIQELIYSLRSKYSSASESVPLASFLEQEDDQLNAQDTAKEAEYDTDAVRNPNAIDESYQKFQQLEDKRPVQPIEEEEERSVDVPPELEEASFSDNREAKEAYNSERRLPLADTSFESSDSEENAREDVAAAPDGDDGGGGASGAALGGAAAAARRLLLQLVATLPEDIRPGPDFHGLPWEPVIITALVGIATLAIIFWRTCLSVKSRIYQVTEKQLAEKIKNLLQEKTEILDKMSEYDQKIKQAKESVKAAQEQKNILSDETAGLKDTVKGLEEANRKLDDKIKSLHSMLETERKQNEKKQKKISESQKSLEKLEEAISVHSAELSEVQIALNEAKLNEEKVKSELQHVQEENARLKKSKEQLLKEAEGWSERHTELSEQIKLYQKSQKDIEEALAYKENEIEVLTNCIMQLKQLDIDPASEAKKDGEGHEWSRGDDLANGELPDNENEKMKTQIKQMMDVSRVKTMLSIVEEDRNLLQSKLSDEVTARHELEEQIKKLEHDSCSLQSAKARLENECKTLQQKVEILGELYQQKEMALQKKLTQEEYERQEKEQKLSAADEKAVLAIEEVKVYKQRIQDMEEELQKTERSYKNQIAAHEKKAHDNWLIARSAERALAEEKREAANLRQKLIEVNQKIVMLQRPLIVKPTPGRPDRQVPPRRGPLSRDGSFGPSPVSGGNPSPTQMIEVPGRPLSAPRREGSRGEFGTVVDGPSVPRRPPEIPGRMSVPDLGPAVASLISSGPRTSSPSTAMDRAANVSPKGPPSFPGTPIMTSPVMGPPPPPPVRYGPPPAPLRGHFGPRPLPVPLVRGAPLPPPAARDFLPGPPLGMRDLPPGPLPPPPDPRAYGRGHPSFRPLGPPGPRDYPQGPRLPPPGSRDYTPSPSRDLPPSGPRDYPAGPPPPPAGSKDYTQPPAQKP from the exons gaaACAgactttgtttgctttgatgGCGGAAGGGACGATTTTGATAATTATAATGTGGATGAACTTTTGAAGTCATCGAAAGAGACAATAGCAAATGAGAGGGAATCTGAATCAAGTGATCCAAGGACAAAACCAGCTGAAGGAAcggaaagggaggaggaggttgAAAAGGTTGATACAGTACAGTCCCTTGATGCTTTGGAGGCAGACAATGTTGAACTAAGCACAGAGAGAGACGAGGAAGCCCTCACCATGACAGAGGAATTAGATAGTTTTCTTATAGAAGGAACTGAAGGTACTAGGGTAGACTCCAGTGTCAGTAGTCATGAAGAAAACTCTCAGGGAGATCAAACTGCACATGAGCACTTGCAAGGAACGCTAAATGAGAGACTAAAAGGGCTAGAAAGTGAAAATACCAAAAACACTAGTATTGCTCAGGGTGAAACCAGTCAACTTGACAAAGAGAGCGAAGAAGTTGATGCCTATACACTTTTAGACAGAGAGCTCTCTGtaaacttgaaaacaaaatttggcTCAACTGCTGATGCTGTTGTATCAGATGATGAAGTGACTCGCCTTGTTACATCATTGGAAGAtgattttaatgaagatttGAGCATTAATGCTCACGATTCAGAGGAGTCAGACTTTGCAGATCCGTCTGAAGAAGTCCCTTTGCTGTCATTTATGGCGGAAGAAGGGAGTATATCCCTAGGGGATTCAGACACTGATGAAAACAATGGCCTTGAGTCAAAAAATCATGAACTTGATGAAAATGAAGGTGCTATGGAGCTAAATAACCAAAGAGATGATGAGGAAGAACGTGATTCAGATGCACTAATAAAGGATGCCTTCACTAAGAGTGAGAAGTCAGGTGACAGTATAAATGTGGACAGGTTTGAATCTGAgcaaacaaagaagaaacaggaTGAGGTGATGCTAATTAGCAAGAGAGAAGCACCAGCAGCTCAACTTGAGGATCTCTCCAAAGAGCTCCTTCGAAATGAACCTATAGGTGCAAGAGATCCaggttcagaagaaaaagcaaacaaaactgaagagtTTGAAGAGCAGCTCATGGCTGATGAAATGGCATCACATACTAAGGAGCTGGAAAGTACAACTGTGCCTGATCCTCATGCTTTACCTAGTCCACGAGATGGTCTGAAGACCAAATCATTTGCTGAAAGCAAGCAAGATGCTTTAGGTCTACCTGCTGGTGATGTGAACAAAAGTCCAGAAGGTGTGCCACTTgctgaaacagagaaagatgagaaaaagttTGAGGATGACACCTTGGAAGAGATCTCAGAAAGTGATTTAAAGCACAAAAAGTTATGggagaaaatgaaggagaaaggaagagatcaGTATAAGTCTTCTGCTGATGTTCCAGCCAAACCAGTGGAAGAGATAAAAAATGGATCTCAAAGTGACACGGGAGATACTAAGCTTTTAAAAGACAAACTGGAGCATGGAATGCCTGCTGTGGAGAAAGAAATTCTAAGACATGAAGAAGACTCAAAACAAAGAGGGGAGGCTGATCATGAAAATCGAAAACCCGCCTCTTTTAAAGAAGAACCTGAAATAAAAGGGGGAAACATGAAAGAAACCCCTGCAGGTGAGGGAGACCCAAGCCATAGGGGAGCTGCTGAGCAACCTATGCCATGGGAAAATGAAACTGAATATTCAGAGGCAGATGTGAAAGAAGAGCTTTCAGGAAATCTTGGCAAGATGACAGAATTTGAAAAAAGCATTGAGAAAAGTTCCcctgaagaaaaatcaagaagTACTACACAGAATACTAATAGAGCAAATTTTACCCAGCAAGGAACTGCTCATACTGAGGGTGAAGattcaaacaaaaatcttgGCACAAATTTAGCTAGAGAAAAAAACCTAAGGCCAGAATTGCAACCCGAAGAGACAGATGCTGAAGATGAAGCTGACGTGaaacaaatggaagaagaaCTACTGGAAGATGAGAATGCTGCAAGTGCAAAGCTGTTACATGCAAGGGTTGCAAATGTACAGGGTAATACGCTAGATGTTGAAAGAAGAAACCCTGAATTAAAAGTACCAAATGAAGCTTTTTCAGGAACTGCAGATCCTACTTACGAAACAGGAGAGGAAACAAACTCATTTTCTGAGGaggctgaaaaaataataaacatgcAAGATGAACACGAGACTGGAAACAAAGAGTTTGATGTACCAGCGAGTGAAGATGCTAAACTGGATGAGATGGAAGATATCGCAGAAGACGATGAGGAGTCTTCTGAAGCTGAGAACCCATTAGCCGTGGAAGAATATAATTTCAAGTCTTCTGACATGGAGGACAGCAATGACTTTCACCAAAGGAAAGATCATCTCCCAGGGGACATTTCACAGAGAGGCTCAAAAGAGATGCAAAATACAGAGGATACAGGAGATGACCACCAGCAGTCTGCACatttccccagccctgctgacaTTTCAGCAGCCACAAATGACACTGTAACAGAATACAGTGAGTCTGTGAAGCGGCTCACAATAATTAGAGATTTCCTTGATGAAAAGCGTGTAATACGTCTACAAAAGTATCTTGGGCTCCAACATGTGGTTAGGATAGAAGCCATGTTTTACGACATGAAGGTGGAGATGGAACTTGCTCGGAAGGCAAGCAATAATAATGAAGATATAGAAAAAGCGCTGGACCAGATACTTGAGTTTTCAGAATCAAACATCATGGATGTTGTAGGAAAAGTTCTGGATTCCAGGgtagcagaaaataaagaggaGGTGGTGAAAGAGATGGATTTGTATGatgaagagagtgcactgatgGATGATATTCAAGAATTGATATATTCTTTAAGAAGTAAATATTCGTCTGCTAGTGAGAGTGTCCCACTGGCATCTTTTCTCGAACAGGAAGATGATCAGCTGAATGCTCAAG ATACTGCAAAAGAGGCTGAATATGACACAGATGCTGTTAGGAATCCAAATGCCATTGATGAGAGCTATCAGAAATTTCAGCAGCTTGAAGATAAGAGGCCAGTTCAGCCTattgaagaggaggaggagagaagtgTTGATGTTCCACCTGAGCTTGAAGAAGCCAGCTTTTCGGATAATAGAGAAGCCAAAGAAGCATACAATAGCGAAAGAAGATTGCCACTGGCTGATACTTCCTTTGAGTCAAGTGATTCAGAAGAGAATGCCAGGGAAGATGTTGCTGCAG cccccgaCGGCGacgacggcggcggcggcgcctcaggggcggcgctgggcggggcggcggccgctgcccgccgcctgctgctgcag TTGGTTGCTACCCTGCCTGAGGATATTCGTCCTGGGCCTGATTTCCATGGACTTCCATGGGAGCCTGTTATTATCACTGCCTTAGTGGGAATTGCCACGCTCGCTATAATTTTCTGGAGAACCTGCCTTTCA gtaaAGAGTAGAATCTATCAAG tgaCCGAAAAGCAACTCgcagaaaagattaaaaaccttctacaagaaaaaacagaaatcctaGACAAGATGTCAGAATATGATCAAAAG ATAAAGCAAGCAAAGGAATCAGTGAAAGCAGcccaagaacaaaaaaatattctctctgATGAAACTGCAGGGCTTAAG gacaCTGTCAAAGGGCTGGAAGAAGCAAATCGTAAACTggatgacaaaataaaaagtctgcACTCAATGCttgaaacagagagaaagcagaatgagaagaaacagaaaaaa ATCTCTGAAAGCCAGAAGTCCTTGGAAAAACTTGAAGAGGCTATCAGTGTGCATTCTGCTGAGCTTTCAGAG GTGCAGATAGCCCTTAATGAAGctaaattaaatgaagaaaaggtgAAGTCAGAGCTCCAGCATGTGCAGGAGGAGAATGCTAGGCTGAAAAAGAGCAAGGAACAA CTGCTAAAAGAAGCTGAAGGTTGGAGTGAGAGACATACTGAGCTCAGTGAGCAGATTAAACTGTATCAGAAGTCTCAGAAGGACATAGAAGAAGCACTTGCctataaggaaaatgaaattgag GTTTTAACTAACTGCATTATGCAGCTGAAGCAGCTTGACATAGATCCAGCATCTGAGGCCAAGAAGGATGGTGAAGGGCATGAATGGAGCAGAGGGGACGATCTGGCCAACGGAGAGTTGCCAG aTAATGAGAATGAAAAGATGAAGACTCAGATTAAGCAGATGATGGACGTCTCCAGG gtAAAAACTATGTTATCCATAGTTGAAGAAGACAGAAATCTTCTGCAGTCCAAACTGAGTGATGAAGTAACAGCAAGACATGAGCTGGAAG agcaaataaaaaaattagaacaCGACTCCTGTTCGCTGCAGTCAGCCAAAGCTCGACtggaaaatgaatgtaaaacACTACAGCAGAAAGTAGAGATTCTCGGTGAACTTTaccagcagaaagaaatggcGCTCCAGAA AAAACTAACTCAAGAAGAATATGAGCGTcaggagaaggagcagaaattGTCTGCTGCAGACGAAAAAGCCGTGCTGGCCATTGAGGAAGTGAAAGTTTACAa GCAAAGGATTCAAGATATGGAAGAAGAACTGCAAAAAACAGAGAGATCATACAAAAACCAG attGCCGCTCATGAGAAAAAAGCACACGACAATTGG CTTATTGCCCGCTCTGCTGAGAGAGCTCTAGCcgaagaaaaaagagaagcagccAACCTGAGGCAAAA attaaTAGAAGTGAACCAAAAAATTGTTATGCTTCAAAGACCATTAATTGTGAAGCCAACTCCAGGCAGACCCGATCGCCAAGTCCCACCACGACGAG GGCCCTTAAGTAGGGATGGCTCTTTTGGCCCATCACCTGTGAGTGGAGGAAATCCGTCACCCACACAAATGATAGAAGTTCCTGGTCGGCCCCTTTCTGCTCCTCGAAGGGAAGGCTCAAGAGGTGAATTTG GTACAGTGGTAGATGGCCCCTCTGTTCCACGAAGGCCACCAGAGATCCCTGGAAGGATGTCTGTTCCTG ATCTTGGGCCTGCTGTAGCATCCCTGATCAGTAGTGGGCCAAGAACCTCCTCCCCTTCCACAGCAATGGACAGAGCG GCTAACGTTAGTCCCAAAGGCCCACCTtccttccctgggacacccaTCATGACCTCTCCAGTGATGGGACCTCCACCCCCACCGCCTGTTCGTTACGGACCGCCGCCAGCTCCTCTGCGTGGACACTTTGGGCCCCGGCCTCTTCCTGTGCCCCTAG TTCGTGGTGCTCCCTTACCACCTCCAGCTGCAAGAGATTTCTTACCTGGCCCCCCATTAGGAATGAGAGATCTGCCTCCTGGCCCGCTACCACCCCCTCCAGATCCCAGGGCATATGGACGTGGGCACCCTTCTTTCCGACCTCTAGGTCCTCCTGGCCCGAGAGATTATCCTCAAGGCCCACGGCTACCCCCGCCTGGCTCAAGGGACTATACACCTTCTCCTAGCAGAGACTTGCCTCCGTCAGGACCTAGAGACTACCCCGCAGGCcctcctccaccaccagcaGGCTCAAAGGACTACACACAGCCTCCAGCGCAGAAGCCCTAA